The following are from one region of the Cryptosporangium minutisporangium genome:
- a CDS encoding DUF2469 domain-containing protein, with product MSAEDLEKYETEMELQLYREYRDIVRQFSYVVETERRFYLANSVDLQVRNADGEVYFEVAMSDAWVWDMYRPARFVKNVRVVTFKDVNVEELDKPDISLPGSGTFPS from the coding sequence ATGAGCGCTGAGGATCTCGAGAAGTACGAGACCGAGATGGAGCTGCAGCTCTATCGCGAGTACCGCGACATCGTCCGCCAGTTCTCGTACGTCGTGGAGACGGAGCGCCGGTTCTACCTGGCCAACTCGGTCGACCTGCAGGTGCGCAACGCGGATGGCGAGGTGTACTTCGAGGTCGCGATGTCGGACGCCTGGGTCTGGGACATGTACCGGCCGGCGCGATTCGTGAAGAACGTTCGCGTTGTGACGTTCAAAGACGTCAACGTCGAGGAGCTCGACAAGCCCGACATCTCGCTGCCGGGGAGTGGCACGTTCCCCTCCTGA